The Xylophilus rhododendri region TGAAGCGTTCGCCATTGCTGTTGAGCAGGATCGCGCCTTCGCCGCGGCAGCCTTCGGTCAGCAGCACGCCGGCGCCGAACACGCCGGTGGGGTGGAACTGCCAGAACTCCATGTCCTGCAGCGGGATGCCGGCGCGTGCCGCCATGCCCAGGCCGTCGCCGGTGTTGATGAAGGCGTTGGTGGAGGCCTGGAAGATGCGGCCCGCGCCGCCGGTGGCCAGCAGCACGGTCTTGGCCTGCAGGATGTGCAGGTCGCCGGTTTCCATCTCCAGCGCGGTCACGCCGACGACATCGCCTTCGTCGTCGCGGATCAGGTCGAGCGCCATCCATTCCACGAAGAACTGGGTGCGCGATTCCACGTTCTTCTGGTAGAGCGTGTGCAGCATCGCGTGGCCGGTACGGTCAGCCGCGGCGCAGGCGCGCTGCACCGGCTTTTCACCGTAGTTGGCGGTGTGGCCGCCGAAGGGCGCTGGTAGATGGTGCCGTCCGGATTGCGGTCGAAGGGCATGCCGAAGTGTTCGAGTTCGTACACGACCTTCGGGGCCTCGCGGCACATGAACTCGATGGCGTCCTGGTCGCCCAGCCAGTCCGAGCCCTTGATGGTGTCGTAGAAGTGGTAGTGCCAGTTGTCCTCGCTCATGTTGCCGAGGGAGGCGCCGACGCCGCCCTGGGCCGCCACGGTGTGCGAGCGGGTCGGGAAGACCTTGGAGAGGACCGCGACGTTCAGGCCGGCGCGGGCGAGTTGCAGCGAGGCGCGCATGCCGGAGCCGCCGGCGCCGATGATGACGACGTCGAACTTGCGCTTGGTGATATCGGACGTGGAATAAGTCATTTTTTTAGAGCCTCCACAGCACCTGGACCATGTAGCCGACACAGCCGACCAGCCAGAAGATGGAGACGATTTGGAGAAGCAGGCGGAGAACGACGGGCTTGACGTAGTCCATCCAGATGTCGCGCATGCCGACCCAGGCGTGGTAGCCCAGGGCGACGATGGTGACCAGGGTGAGGACCTTCATCCATTGCGCGGAGAAGATGGCCGACCAGGTGTCGTAGCCCAGCGGGCCGTGCGAGAAGATCACCTGTGCCAGCAGCACGATGGTGAAGGCGGCCATGAGCACGGCGGTGCCGCGCTGGGCGATCCAGTCGCGCAGGCCGTAGTGGGCGCCGACGACGACGCGCTTGGAACCGTAATTGACGGACATGGTGGAAGTAGCTCCGGTCTTTTTATCGTGGGGAAATCGGATCAGTACAGGCCGAACAGCTTGGCGCCCAGCACCACCGTCAGCAGCACGCTCAGCACCAGCACGCCCTTGGCGGTGGCCTGGCCGGTCTTCTTCTCGACGGCGTGGTGGTTCACGTCCATCCACAGGTGGCGCAGGCCGGCGATGAAGTGGTGCAGATAGGCCCACAGCAGGGCCAGGCAGAAGAGCTTGAGGATCACGCCGCCGATGCCGACGTGGAAGATGCTGGAGAAGCGGGCGAAGGAGATTTCGGAGCTGACGGTGAGGTCGAACATCCAGATCACCAGCGGCAGCAGGATGAACATGATCAGCCCGCTGATCCGGTGCAGGATGGACACGATGCCGGCCGCCGGCAGGCGGTAGGTCGTGAGGTCCGTCAGCGCATTGATGTTGCGGAATTCAGGCCGCTTTTTGGAGAGTTCTGCCATGGGGTTTTTGCTTTCTGCTGGGGCTGTCTGCTTGTAACTGCCAGGTAATCGGGTTTGCGAACCGCCCAAAATTCTATTGCAGGTATGAGGTGTTACCCGGAATAGACCAAGGCGGCCCCTCAGTTCAGCTGGTTGTGGTAGTGATGGGAATCCGTTCGGTAGAAGCCGCGGCGCAGCTCCATGGGGGCGTCGTTGTAGGTGAAGGACAGGCGCTCGACGCTCAACAGCGGGCTGCCTTCCTTCACGTCCAGCAGCTGCGCCTGGTCGGCGGCGGCGGCCACGGCGCGCAGCTTCTCGTCGGCGCGCACCATACGCACGCCGAAGTCGATCTCGAACATGGCGTAGGTGGGGCCCTGGTAGGCCAGCATCTGCTGCGCGGTGAGGCCCTTGAAGGCCTGGCCGGGCAGCCAGATGTCTTCCAGCACCCGCGGCACGCCGGCGAACATCAGCACGCGGCGGGCCTGCATCACGGCCTCGCCGCTGCGCAGCTGCAGGGCGCGCGCCACCTCGGCGGAAGCGCGCACCCGCTTGCATTCGAGCACGCGGCGTTCGGAGGGCTCGTATTCGCCGGTGTCGTTGCGCAGTTTAAGGAAGCGGTACTGCACCTGGCGCTCGGAGTGGGTGGCCACGAAGGTGCCCTTGCCCTGGCGGCGGATCAGCAGGTTGTCGCCGGCCAGCTCGTCGATGGCCTTGCGCACCGTGCCCTGGCTGACGCGGAAACGCGCGGCCAGGTCGTTCTCGGAGGGGATGGCTTCGCCGGGCTTCCAGTCGCCGGCTTCCAGACGCTGCAGGATCCGGGTCTTGATCTGCTGGTAGAGCGGGCTGAATGCTGGCGCCGCACCCTCGTCGCCGACGACGTCGGGAGCGGATGGTTCCGCGGCGGATGGGGCTGGGGGCATCGTGGTGGCGAGGGGGCTTCGGCAGGCGGCGGGCATGATGGCACGGCCTGCCGGCAACGCCCGCGATCATATCTTATATAAGACATAAGACAAGTTGACCGCCCGGAAATAACGGCAGTACACTCCCGCGCTGTCCGCCCGGCGGCGATTTTTCGCTAGCGGCCACGGCAGGAAATGCCGGCAAACACTTTGCGAACGGCATGCGGCGGGCGACTTTTTCCATTTCCCATCCCCTGGAGTCCTTCCCATGAGCAAGAAGCCCGTCCGCGTCGCCGTCACCGGCGCCGCCGGCCAAATCGGTTACGCCCTGCTGTTCCGCATCGCCTCGGGCGAAATGCTGGGCAAGGACCAGCCCGTGATCCTGCAGCTGCTCGAAGTGCCCGTCGAAGGCCCGCAGAAGGCCCTGAAGGGCGTGATGATGGAGCTCGACGACTGCGCCTTCCCGCTGCTGGTCGGCATGGAAGCCCACAGCGATCCGATGACCGCCTTCAAGGACGTCGACTACGCCCTGCTGGTCGGCTCGCGTCCCCGCGGCCCCGGCATGGAACGTGCCGAGCTGCTGGCCGTCAACGGCGCCATCTTCACCGCCCAGGGCGCCGCCCTGAACGCCGTCGCCAGCCGCGACGTCAAGGTGCTGGTGGTCGGCAACCCCGCCAACACCAACGCCTACATCGCCATGAAGAGCGCGCCGGACCTGCCGCGCGAGAACTTCACCGCCATGCTGCGCCTGGACCACAACCGCGCCGCCAGCCAGATCGCCGCCAAGACCGGCAAGGCCGTGGCCGCCATCGAGAAGCTGACCGTCTGGGGCAACCACTCGCCCACGATGTACGCCGACTACCGCTTCGCCACCATCGGCGGCGAGAGCGTGGCCAAGATGATCAACGACCAGGAATGGAACGCCAACACCTTCCTGCCCACCGTCGGCAAGCGCGGCGCGGCCATCATCGAGGCGCGCGGTTCCTCTTCCGCCGCATCGGCCGCCAACGCCGCCATCGACCACATGCGCGACTGGGCGCTGGGCACGCAGGGCAAGTGGGTCACCATGGGCGTTCCGTCCAATGGCGAATACGGCATCCCCAAGGACGTGATGTTCGGCTTCCCGGTCACCACCGAAGGCGGAAAATACAAGATCGTCGAAGGCCTGGAGATCGACGCCTTCAGCCAGGAACGCATCGACAAGACGCTGAAGGAACTGCAGGACGAGCAAGCCGGCGTTGCCCACCTCGTCAAGTAAGCAGTCCGGCAAGCAAACGCCCGAGTTACCGCGAAGGAACATCATGGCCGAGTGGAACCCCAGCCTCTACAGCAGATTCGAGGACGAGCGCACCCGCCCGGCCCGCGAGCTGCTGGCGCGGGTTCCGCTGGCCGAGGTGCGCCACGCGGTGGACCTGGGCTGCGGCCCGGCCAACTCCACCGAGTTGATCGTGCAGCGCTTCCCCGGTGCCGAGACCATCGGCACCGACAACTCAAAGCCCATGCTCGACAGCGCCCGAAAGCGCCTGCCGGGCGTGCGCTTCGACTTGTCGGATATCTCCACCTGGCAGCCCGAAACGGCGCCGGACCTGATCTATGCCAACGCCTCCCTGCAGTGGGTGCCCGGCCACGAGACGCTGATCCCGCGCCTCTTCGACAGCCTGGCCCCCGGCGGCGTGCTGGCCATCCAGATGCCGGACAACCGCGACGAGCCCACCCATCGGGCCATGCGCGATGTCGGTGCCATGCAGCCCTGGGCCGAGCACATCGGCGACATCGAGAAGCTGCGCACCGCCATCCTGCCGCTGTCCGCCTACTACGACATGCTGGCGCCGCAGGCGGAGAACGTGGATGTGTGGCACACCATCTACCAGCACCGCATGGATTCGCCGCAGGCCATCGTCGACTGGGTCAGCGGCACCGGGCTCAAGCCCTTCGTCGCGCCGCTCGACGACGCATTGAAGGCCAGCTACCTGGCCGAATACCTGCGCCGCATCGAGGCCGGCTACCCCCCGCGCGCCGACGGCAAGCTGCTGCTGGCCTTCCCGCGCATGTTCATCGTGGCGCAGAAGAAAAAAGCATGATCGACACGACAGCCCTGCATCCCCGCCAGGCCCTGCTGGGCGCCCAGGCCGGCGCCGTCGTGCTGCCGGTGTGCGACCACTACAGCGGCGTCGAAGCCCGCATGAAGAAGAGCCTGCAGCTGCAGGCCGAGATGACCGAGGAGTTCGGCACCTGCGTCTTCGACGTGACCCTGGACTGCGA contains the following coding sequences:
- a CDS encoding GntR family transcriptional regulator, whose amino-acid sequence is MPPAPSAAEPSAPDVVGDEGAAPAFSPLYQQIKTRILQRLEAGDWKPGEAIPSENDLAARFRVSQGTVRKAIDELAGDNLLIRRQGKGTFVATHSERQVQYRFLKLRNDTGEYEPSERRVLECKRVRASAEVARALQLRSGEAVMQARRVLMFAGVPRVLEDIWLPGQAFKGLTAQQMLAYQGPTYAMFEIDFGVRMVRADEKLRAVAAAADQAQLLDVKEGSPLLSVERLSFTYNDAPMELRRGFYRTDSHHYHNQLN
- a CDS encoding malate dehydrogenase; this encodes MSKKPVRVAVTGAAGQIGYALLFRIASGEMLGKDQPVILQLLEVPVEGPQKALKGVMMELDDCAFPLLVGMEAHSDPMTAFKDVDYALLVGSRPRGPGMERAELLAVNGAIFTAQGAALNAVASRDVKVLVVGNPANTNAYIAMKSAPDLPRENFTAMLRLDHNRAASQIAAKTGKAVAAIEKLTVWGNHSPTMYADYRFATIGGESVAKMINDQEWNANTFLPTVGKRGAAIIEARGSSSAASAANAAIDHMRDWALGTQGKWVTMGVPSNGEYGIPKDVMFGFPVTTEGGKYKIVEGLEIDAFSQERIDKTLKELQDEQAGVAHLVK
- the tam gene encoding trans-aconitate 2-methyltransferase; translated protein: MAEWNPSLYSRFEDERTRPARELLARVPLAEVRHAVDLGCGPANSTELIVQRFPGAETIGTDNSKPMLDSARKRLPGVRFDLSDISTWQPETAPDLIYANASLQWVPGHETLIPRLFDSLAPGGVLAIQMPDNRDEPTHRAMRDVGAMQPWAEHIGDIEKLRTAILPLSAYYDMLAPQAENVDVWHTIYQHRMDSPQAIVDWVSGTGLKPFVAPLDDALKASYLAEYLRRIEAGYPPRADGKLLLAFPRMFIVAQKKKA
- the sdhC gene encoding succinate dehydrogenase, cytochrome b556 subunit, which translates into the protein MAELSKKRPEFRNINALTDLTTYRLPAAGIVSILHRISGLIMFILLPLVIWMFDLTVSSEISFARFSSIFHVGIGGVILKLFCLALLWAYLHHFIAGLRHLWMDVNHHAVEKKTGQATAKGVLVLSVLLTVVLGAKLFGLY
- the sdhD gene encoding succinate dehydrogenase, hydrophobic membrane anchor protein → MSVNYGSKRVVVGAHYGLRDWIAQRGTAVLMAAFTIVLLAQVIFSHGPLGYDTWSAIFSAQWMKVLTLVTIVALGYHAWVGMRDIWMDYVKPVVLRLLLQIVSIFWLVGCVGYMVQVLWRL